From the genome of Deinococcus roseus, one region includes:
- a CDS encoding outer membrane protein assembly factor BamB family protein, which translates to MTDIPPLTSKVYAIAMRNVPFQGFNIKLKDAAPYIKYKVYRSVSTTKYTCNGIADGDADGLDFREFGSDPKTSTLLVLVSNTSIKDKQSAKIEIKSLPLPETARAYGDPHLRTFDGRRYDAHQLGEFTYLTPLTGNGLTIQARQVLSNPTRFPAEIRATVASADGVKVEVGPQGYLLNGVPFTENHIQLGNISITVNRSYAVVQMNTPYGDVELSGDDVFVRNLAAGIPYGGLLGTPNGDPTDDFTTSTGALTSDVLAFQDSWRVTTHAQSLFTYRAGEGPSTYNKTNPFLQNTIPAAEFQPFQDRARQLLTGYCLSTSAVEQDVIDATALDLYVGTPESEVVFNTCNYQVTGTILNTLMDNAPVAGASVQVTSGTLSSCMATTDQNGRYGCTLSPSTPSSTAPSVQVSVQGIPVTSGTFPSQAAQGSNLEMTLDAQVPITTLKLSGNVVLTEPAGQPAAGASVQLQTDTGKWGTTTDAAGHYQLTVPVPAAAPSPWPVTFEVKKDNLITHTPVDLPFTPQSITERTVDLELSKFVGFTASITHPARTDVLLPGALTIRNSSNTVLCSSDTSQCVTELKVTENQQATATVSGDWGSATQNFTLIPGQYNYTLQFPVNVTLFGLQGQIKDVTQTALPDVMVSAVSNWWITTTPRTTTDAQGNYQLWGYQRPGSTVGPVTLSAVYGLQEGAKQIPLNPSQVPAGQVTNLQHNLQISHTVMVTGQVTLDRQPSDVKIGDPAGNVQVISNNTVLCNARVDLASQTYTCMITLTDTTAVPFTLQYSGSFGSGSMVLPMPGWSNTGTTTLTQNLTLKGNRVELQGIVRSAQGAPMPNTPVKFSGAFTATRTTDANGKYSVIAITENTQPLSVTLKVSNGLNVESRTLSLSVQPQALTTHTQDVQFTDVAAGRVRWSLPLGGGVYAGLAALSDDTLIVAVRTSSGSKLLAIKSDKEQLWSLALPASDVLGTPAVDAQDNLYFGNQNGQVFKVDKSGALQWTFPTGDTIYAPVVLANNLVMVASADGKVYALHPDGTVLWTHQTGSTVRLPVVWNGTSFFVAPEDNSILEISAQGQPIKTYPLGAQVAGTLSVTAEGHVLFFTSNQQEHHILQDHTLHSRPISGSRASPASPVALGSNGQQAYVDFEGSFTHFNPITGAKWQQAGEASSLSPVFTATGVDFSSGNSIQNFNSEGSLNWTFTAQSGISSHPILLGSGLYATDQLGTLYAVNTSSPADPTWNRLGGTGSNNAWQTQRSGGLYEYLFTGPIKIGTADLTLNNMLVSVLRDNQVVCQVQSDAAGNFECPVFLPSNTDVKVQVESGWFSKVEKQVHLSNTPQFSQTLNLEGLMREVTVQVQLATADPDLIMGVQVDDIESGRCTQVDPLHFNCLLYVADGLAHTLKVKYYGYGITLEQDIQLDASWNPQTVLQTSLNNRYPIYSGEFIWNPGYWNDYHTTSIEMTIKDENRDICTITVGWGRYKCYDLQGSPTGVLTYVLSRQGVPYDHFRLETTRPQQAGDQQVQDIQLYSGGIQSRLVNANGRVLSLSLKVLDTSGNDLCTPLIQNGGYSCNITAWTPELPGIQLWAGQTAGQADHLVGALPAGIPGNGFLEDTLVDVPVVTILVNVPENSVLQNIQLAFNGVPMDVPYRLSAEGLTFDVLNFTGLQGTFTVDYDEWGEHSTWVTDPLSVHANDSLVASAHP; encoded by the coding sequence GCATTGCTGATGGGGACGCTGATGGCCTGGACTTCAGAGAATTTGGTTCGGACCCCAAAACATCTACCCTGCTGGTGCTGGTCAGCAACACCAGCATCAAAGACAAACAGTCTGCCAAAATCGAGATCAAATCTCTGCCCCTTCCCGAGACTGCCCGGGCATACGGCGACCCGCACCTCCGCACCTTTGACGGCAGGCGCTACGACGCCCACCAGCTCGGAGAATTCACCTACCTCACCCCTCTCACCGGCAATGGCCTGACCATCCAGGCCCGTCAGGTGCTTTCCAACCCCACCCGTTTCCCTGCTGAAATCAGGGCCACCGTTGCTTCCGCAGACGGCGTGAAAGTCGAAGTGGGCCCACAGGGCTACCTCCTCAATGGTGTGCCCTTCACAGAAAACCACATCCAACTGGGCAACATCAGCATCACCGTAAATCGCTCTTATGCGGTTGTGCAAATGAACACCCCTTATGGTGACGTGGAACTCTCTGGGGATGATGTGTTCGTCAGGAATCTTGCCGCAGGAATTCCATATGGTGGCCTGCTGGGCACGCCCAACGGTGACCCCACCGATGATTTCACCACCTCAACAGGCGCCCTCACCTCCGATGTCCTCGCCTTCCAGGACAGCTGGCGCGTCACCACCCACGCCCAGTCCCTCTTCACCTACCGTGCTGGCGAAGGCCCTAGCACCTACAACAAAACCAACCCCTTCTTGCAAAACACCATCCCTGCTGCAGAATTCCAGCCTTTCCAGGACCGGGCCCGCCAGTTGCTGACCGGCTACTGTCTCAGCACTTCTGCCGTGGAACAGGATGTGATTGATGCCACCGCGCTGGATTTGTATGTGGGCACACCAGAATCAGAGGTGGTCTTCAACACCTGCAACTACCAGGTGACCGGCACCATCCTCAACACCCTGATGGACAACGCACCTGTTGCAGGGGCTTCCGTGCAGGTGACTTCAGGCACCCTCAGTTCCTGCATGGCCACCACCGACCAGAATGGCCGTTATGGTTGCACCCTGAGCCCCAGCACCCCCAGCAGCACCGCTCCCAGCGTGCAGGTGAGTGTGCAAGGCATTCCTGTCACCAGTGGCACCTTCCCCAGTCAGGCCGCACAGGGCAGCAACCTGGAAATGACCCTGGATGCCCAGGTGCCCATCACCACCCTCAAACTCTCAGGAAACGTGGTGCTCACCGAGCCAGCCGGGCAACCCGCTGCGGGAGCCTCAGTCCAGTTGCAGACGGACACCGGAAAATGGGGCACCACCACCGATGCCGCAGGGCATTACCAGCTGACCGTCCCGGTTCCCGCTGCTGCCCCCTCCCCCTGGCCTGTGACTTTTGAGGTGAAAAAGGACAACCTGATCACCCACACCCCGGTGGACCTGCCCTTCACGCCACAAAGCATCACCGAGCGCACGGTGGACCTGGAGTTGAGCAAGTTCGTGGGTTTCACGGCCAGCATCACCCACCCTGCCCGCACGGACGTGCTGCTTCCTGGTGCCCTCACCATTCGCAACAGCAGCAACACGGTGTTGTGCAGCAGCGACACCAGCCAGTGCGTGACCGAACTGAAAGTCACCGAGAACCAACAGGCCACGGCGACCGTCAGCGGTGACTGGGGAAGCGCCACCCAGAATTTCACCCTGATTCCCGGACAGTACAATTACACCCTGCAGTTCCCGGTGAATGTCACCCTCTTTGGCCTGCAGGGCCAGATCAAAGATGTCACCCAGACCGCCCTGCCCGACGTGATGGTGTCTGCAGTGTCCAACTGGTGGATCACCACCACCCCCCGCACCACCACCGATGCCCAGGGAAATTACCAGCTGTGGGGTTACCAGCGTCCTGGAAGCACCGTTGGACCTGTGACCCTGAGCGCTGTTTATGGTTTGCAGGAAGGGGCAAAACAAATCCCCCTCAACCCAAGTCAGGTGCCCGCAGGACAGGTCACCAACCTGCAACACAACCTGCAGATCAGCCACACCGTGATGGTCACCGGTCAGGTCACCCTGGACAGACAGCCCAGCGACGTGAAAATCGGAGATCCTGCGGGCAACGTGCAGGTGATATCCAACAACACAGTGCTGTGCAACGCCCGCGTGGACCTCGCCAGTCAAACCTACACCTGCATGATCACCCTCACCGACACAACGGCTGTGCCCTTCACCCTCCAGTACAGCGGGTCTTTTGGAAGCGGCAGCATGGTCCTTCCGATGCCCGGATGGTCCAACACAGGCACCACCACCCTGACGCAGAACCTCACCCTGAAAGGCAACCGGGTGGAACTCCAGGGGATTGTGCGCTCTGCGCAGGGTGCCCCCATGCCCAACACCCCAGTGAAATTCTCCGGGGCTTTCACTGCCACCCGCACCACCGATGCCAACGGCAAATACTCCGTCATCGCCATCACCGAAAACACCCAGCCGCTGAGCGTCACCCTGAAGGTGTCCAACGGCCTCAACGTGGAAAGCCGCACCCTGAGCCTGTCCGTGCAACCCCAGGCCCTCACCACCCACACCCAGGATGTGCAGTTCACAGACGTGGCTGCAGGACGGGTACGCTGGTCCTTGCCGCTGGGAGGAGGGGTGTACGCGGGTCTGGCTGCCCTCAGCGATGACACCCTGATTGTTGCGGTCAGAACCTCCTCCGGCTCGAAGCTCCTGGCCATCAAGTCTGACAAAGAGCAACTGTGGTCCCTTGCCCTTCCAGCCTCAGATGTGCTCGGCACGCCAGCAGTGGACGCGCAGGACAACCTTTACTTCGGCAACCAGAATGGTCAGGTCTTCAAAGTCGACAAAAGTGGGGCCTTGCAGTGGACGTTCCCCACAGGAGACACCATTTACGCTCCGGTGGTCCTGGCAAACAACCTGGTGATGGTGGCCTCAGCCGATGGCAAAGTTTACGCTTTGCATCCTGATGGCACCGTGCTGTGGACACACCAGACGGGTTCCACGGTGCGTCTGCCGGTGGTGTGGAACGGAACTTCATTCTTTGTGGCTCCTGAGGATAACAGCATTCTGGAAATCAGTGCCCAGGGGCAACCCATCAAAACCTACCCGCTTGGTGCCCAGGTGGCAGGCACCCTGTCCGTCACAGCAGAAGGCCATGTGCTGTTCTTCACCAGCAACCAGCAAGAACACCACATCCTGCAAGACCACACCTTGCATTCCAGGCCCATCTCAGGCAGCAGGGCCTCTCCTGCTTCTCCTGTAGCACTGGGCAGCAATGGCCAGCAAGCCTATGTTGACTTTGAAGGGAGTTTCACCCACTTCAACCCCATCACAGGAGCAAAATGGCAGCAGGCAGGGGAAGCATCCTCCCTCAGTCCAGTGTTCACGGCAACAGGGGTGGATTTCAGCAGTGGAAACAGCATCCAGAACTTCAACTCAGAGGGCAGCCTCAACTGGACCTTCACAGCCCAGAGTGGAATCTCCAGCCATCCCATTCTGCTGGGGAGTGGGCTGTACGCAACGGACCAACTGGGCACCCTGTATGCAGTGAACACCAGCAGTCCTGCAGACCCCACCTGGAATCGCCTGGGCGGAACCGGCAGCAACAATGCCTGGCAAACCCAGCGCAGTGGAGGCCTGTACGAGTACCTTTTCACTGGACCCATCAAAATTGGCACTGCAGACCTCACACTCAACAACATGCTGGTGAGTGTGCTGCGTGACAACCAGGTGGTCTGTCAGGTCCAGAGTGACGCTGCAGGGAACTTTGAGTGCCCGGTATTCCTTCCCTCCAACACTGATGTGAAGGTGCAGGTGGAATCTGGCTGGTTCTCTAAAGTCGAGAAACAGGTTCATTTAAGCAACACTCCGCAATTCTCCCAGACCCTGAACCTGGAGGGTTTGATGCGGGAAGTGACCGTGCAGGTGCAACTTGCCACTGCAGATCCTGACCTGATCATGGGTGTGCAGGTGGATGACATTGAATCTGGCCGCTGTACCCAAGTGGATCCGCTGCATTTCAATTGTCTCCTCTATGTGGCAGATGGTCTTGCCCACACCCTGAAGGTCAAATACTATGGTTATGGCATCACGCTTGAACAGGACATCCAGCTTGATGCCTCATGGAACCCCCAGACGGTTTTGCAAACCAGCCTGAACAACCGCTACCCCATATATTCGGGAGAATTCATCTGGAACCCAGGTTACTGGAATGATTACCACACCACCAGCATCGAAATGACCATCAAAGATGAAAACCGGGACATCTGCACCATCACAGTGGGCTGGGGCAGGTACAAATGTTACGACCTGCAGGGATCACCCACTGGAGTTCTCACTTACGTGCTGTCCCGACAGGGTGTGCCGTATGACCATTTCAGGCTGGAAACCACCCGCCCACAACAGGCAGGAGACCAGCAGGTTCAGGACATCCAACTGTACAGTGGCGGCATCCAGTCCCGGCTGGTCAATGCCAACGGTCGGGTGCTGTCCCTGTCCTTGAAGGTGCTCGACACCAGCGGGAATGACCTCTGCACACCTTTGATCCAGAATGGGGGTTATTCCTGCAACATCACAGCCTGGACCCCTGAATTGCCCGGAATTCAGCTGTGGGCGGGGCAAACTGCAGGTCAGGCGGACCACTTGGTGGGAGCTTTGCCTGCAGGCATTCCAGGCAATGGCTTCCTGGAAGACACCCTGGTGGATGTGCCTGTGGTGACCATCCTTGTGAATGTTCCTGAAAACAGTGTGCTGCAAAACATCCAGTTGGCTTTCAATGGAGTGCCCATGGATGTGCCTTACCGGCTTTCCGCAGAAGGGTTAACGTTTGATGTTCTGAATTTCACAGGCCTTCAGGGCACCTTCACCGTCGATTACGATGAATGGGGAGAGCACTCCACATGGGTGACCGATCCACTGTCTGTCCATGCAAATGACAGCCTGGTTGCTTCAGCACATCCCTGA
- a CDS encoding Tn3 family transposase: MFSHTQRNMFLKFPEVDDWVLSSHYVLSFDDLNLVGQKTGPATQLGFAVHLKVMQHLVRSPLKVEVPQVIVECIASQLGLDPTLYQTYLQVKTYVLETHLREIREVLGLQHYRTMSHQRALLEFLKPLAEATPVPFPLMCQLFDELRARKILMPKFTTLEHLIRASLKEAREHVERLLLSIYPDQGEHLDELIEPHVYHKDPNQSKLGWLREENHEPSSDGISRVLDRLIFMKHFALPWKMLKFIHPNRMEHLIQEARSLQVYQLRGFEDNRRRSLAVVMIMDLVQTLTDQTFDLHEKMLLSAFRDCEREHFDELKGQQAHLLELLELHQRVGQALISARKRKKNPFKSIEEVIPWEDYVRSVQELDALKKEVEQDSLRLLGRKIHTFRKYSGRLLSRFDFKGPDSEQDLLKAIHLVKATHQKISQPIPRDAPTSFVDRRWAKFVFVGPEGQIDQRYYELCVLSKLVSRMHAGEINVEHSRKYGPFDDLLLPRSQLTTKLKHFPLSVPVDFNTFWEEQSSRLLDRLNEVDRKLHEGLLPEVRMEKGQVIVTPHKQDKVQAKQAKELSRKLFRRIGNIKITDLMLEVSSWVPFRDHFRHLTLHKAVDDLALLCSVMLAEGSNMGITKMAQSTNAADLKRLIWVRQQYVREENYRSLQAELVNYHTKQALTRYWGDGTHSASDGQRFPAAWQAEGSGTFNRRYGRDPGMTFYTHVTDQYSPFFTKVIASNERDAVHIVDGLLYHGSDLRIQEHATDTHGYSDAVFALLNLLGFRFTPRIRDLKELKLFVPGRKKKWAAISPVVGGTLNRKLIEAHWNQIIRLAVSVKSGHVMASVILRKLANFQRKSSLLAAINELGKLYRTFFILDWWSNPELRRRVQRNLNKGELLHELRRAAYLHGRGEVRDRSLRAQSKRASGLNVLTTMIAVWNTVYLEEAIKQLRLEGEMIPDELIERLSPLKFEHIIFSGDYVWREDQVPEEGKRRPLLKEESMLILD, translated from the coding sequence ATGTTCAGCCATACGCAACGAAACATGTTCCTGAAGTTCCCGGAGGTGGATGACTGGGTGCTCTCCAGTCACTATGTCCTCTCTTTCGACGACCTCAATCTGGTGGGCCAAAAAACAGGTCCAGCAACCCAGCTGGGTTTCGCCGTGCACCTCAAGGTCATGCAGCACCTTGTGCGCAGTCCGTTGAAAGTGGAAGTGCCCCAGGTGATCGTGGAATGCATCGCCAGCCAGTTGGGCCTGGATCCTACCCTGTACCAGACGTATCTGCAGGTCAAGACCTACGTTCTGGAAACCCACCTCAGGGAAATCCGCGAGGTCCTGGGCCTACAGCACTACCGGACCATGTCCCACCAGAGGGCACTGCTGGAATTCCTCAAGCCCCTGGCAGAAGCCACTCCAGTGCCCTTTCCCTTGATGTGCCAACTATTTGATGAACTTCGGGCCCGAAAGATCCTGATGCCGAAATTCACCACCCTGGAACACCTGATCCGGGCCAGCCTGAAGGAAGCCCGGGAACATGTGGAGCGCCTATTGCTCTCCATTTACCCGGATCAGGGGGAGCACCTGGACGAATTGATTGAACCCCACGTTTACCACAAAGACCCCAACCAATCCAAGCTCGGCTGGCTGAGGGAAGAGAACCATGAGCCCAGTAGTGATGGCATCAGCCGGGTGCTGGACCGGCTGATTTTCATGAAGCATTTCGCCCTGCCCTGGAAAATGCTGAAATTCATCCACCCCAACCGCATGGAGCACCTCATCCAGGAAGCTCGCAGCTTGCAGGTTTACCAGTTGCGGGGCTTTGAAGATAACCGCAGAAGAAGCCTGGCTGTGGTCATGATCATGGACCTAGTCCAGACCCTCACCGACCAGACCTTTGACCTGCACGAAAAAATGCTGCTCTCTGCCTTCCGGGACTGTGAGAGGGAGCACTTTGATGAACTCAAAGGTCAGCAAGCCCACCTGCTGGAATTGCTGGAGTTGCACCAGCGGGTCGGGCAGGCCCTGATTTCGGCCAGGAAACGCAAGAAGAACCCCTTCAAGAGCATTGAGGAGGTGATCCCCTGGGAAGATTACGTGCGTTCCGTACAGGAACTCGATGCCCTGAAGAAAGAGGTGGAGCAGGACAGCCTTCGCCTGCTGGGCAGGAAGATCCACACCTTCCGCAAGTACTCTGGCCGCCTGCTCTCCAGGTTTGACTTCAAAGGGCCGGACAGTGAGCAGGACCTTTTAAAGGCCATCCACCTAGTGAAAGCCACCCACCAGAAAATCTCCCAGCCCATCCCAAGAGATGCACCAACCTCCTTTGTAGACCGCAGGTGGGCCAAGTTTGTTTTTGTGGGGCCAGAGGGACAAATTGACCAGAGGTATTACGAGTTGTGTGTGCTGTCCAAACTGGTGTCCCGGATGCATGCCGGGGAAATAAATGTAGAGCACAGCCGCAAGTACGGGCCTTTCGATGATTTGCTGCTCCCCAGGAGCCAGCTGACCACCAAACTGAAGCACTTTCCCCTGTCTGTTCCGGTGGATTTCAACACCTTTTGGGAAGAGCAAAGCAGCCGACTGCTGGACCGCCTCAACGAAGTGGATCGCAAACTGCATGAGGGCCTCCTTCCAGAGGTGCGGATGGAGAAAGGACAGGTAATCGTCACCCCCCACAAGCAGGACAAAGTGCAGGCGAAACAGGCAAAGGAGCTGAGCAGGAAGCTGTTTCGGCGCATCGGGAACATCAAGATCACCGACCTGATGCTGGAAGTCTCCAGCTGGGTGCCGTTCCGGGATCACTTCCGTCACCTGACCCTGCATAAAGCTGTGGATGACCTGGCCCTCCTGTGCAGTGTGATGCTGGCGGAGGGGTCAAACATGGGCATCACCAAGATGGCCCAGTCCACCAATGCTGCGGACCTCAAGCGCCTGATCTGGGTGAGGCAGCAGTATGTCCGAGAGGAGAATTACCGTTCCCTGCAGGCAGAGTTGGTGAATTACCACACCAAACAGGCCTTGACCCGCTACTGGGGAGATGGAACCCACTCGGCTTCGGATGGACAGCGTTTTCCTGCAGCCTGGCAAGCGGAGGGTTCTGGGACCTTCAACCGCAGGTATGGTCGGGATCCTGGGATGACCTTCTACACCCATGTGACGGACCAGTATTCCCCGTTTTTCACCAAGGTGATTGCCAGCAATGAACGGGATGCAGTGCACATTGTGGACGGCCTGTTGTACCACGGAAGTGACCTGCGTATCCAGGAACATGCCACGGATACCCACGGCTATTCCGATGCTGTATTTGCCTTGCTGAACCTGCTGGGGTTCCGGTTCACCCCCAGGATCCGGGACCTGAAGGAACTGAAGCTGTTCGTGCCAGGTCGCAAAAAGAAATGGGCAGCCATTTCCCCTGTGGTGGGTGGCACCCTGAACCGGAAGCTGATTGAGGCACACTGGAACCAGATCATTCGACTGGCGGTGAGCGTGAAGTCCGGGCATGTGATGGCTTCGGTGATCTTGCGCAAACTGGCGAACTTTCAGCGGAAAAGCTCCCTGTTGGCGGCGATCAATGAACTGGGCAAGCTGTATCGCACTTTTTTCATTCTGGATTGGTGGTCTAACCCAGAGTTGCGCAGGAGGGTGCAAAGGAATTTGAACAAGGGCGAATTACTGCATGAACTGCGTCGTGCAGCTTACCTGCATGGCCGTGGGGAGGTGCGGGACCGGTCCTTGCGGGCACAGAGTAAACGGGCGAGTGGGCTGAATGTGCTGACCACGATGATCGCGGTGTGGAACACGGTGTACCTGGAGGAAGCCATCAAGCAACTTCGGCTCGAAGGTGAGATGATTCCGGATGAACTGATTGAGCGGCTGTCTCCCTTGAAGTTTGAGCACATCATTTTTTCTGGGGATTACGTGTGGCGGGAGGATCAGGTGCCGGAAGAAGGCAAACGCCGACCCTTGTTGAAGGAGGAATCCATGCTGATATTGGACTGA